One genomic region from Chionomys nivalis chromosome 17, mChiNiv1.1, whole genome shotgun sequence encodes:
- the Dennd6b gene encoding protein DENND6B isoform X1 — MEVPVDTGPRQAGGGLGVARSTSSGRAARASAIPWARFSAWLECVCVVTFDLELGQALELVYPSDFRLTDKEKSSICYLSFPDSHSGCLGDTQFSFRMRQCGGQKSLWHGDDRPYNSKAPLALQREPAHYLGYVYFRQVKDSSMKRGYFQKSLVLVSRLPFVRLFQSLLSLIAPEYFEKLAPCLEAVCNEIDQWPAPVPGQTLNLPVMGVVIQVRIPSRVDKLEPNPPKQCDQENLLPAPVVLTSVHELDLFRCFRPVLTHVQTLWELMLLGEPLVVLAPSPDVSSELVLALTSCLQPLKFCCDFRPYFTIHDSEFKELTTRTQAPPNVVLGVTNPFFIKTLQHWPHVLRIGEPKMSGDLPKQVKLKKPSRLKTLDTKPGLYTSYTAHLHRDKALLKRLLKGVQKKRPWDAQSALLRRHLLELTQSFIIPLEHYMASLMPLQKSITPWKSPPQICPFRQDDFLRSLEHAGPQLTCILKGDWLGLYRRFFKSPHFDGWYRQRHKEMAQKLEALHLEAICEAQNIEAWMKDKSEVEVVDLVLKLREKLVRAQGHQLPVKEVTLQRAQLYIDTVIGSLPKDLQAVLCPP; from the exons ATGGAGGTGCCGGTGGATACCGGGCCTCGGCAAGCTGGCGGAGGACTAGGCGTGGCCAGATCCACGTCCTCCGGCCGTGCAGCGCGGGCCTCGGCGATACCCTGGGCGCGCTTCTCTGCCTGGCTGGAGTGCGTGTGCGTGGTCACCTTCGATCTGGAGCTGGGCCAGGCGCTGGAG CTCGTCTATCCGAGTGACTTCCGGCTCACAGATAAGGAG AAAAGCAGCATCTGCTACCTGTCCTTTCCAGACTCCCACTCAG GATGCCTTGGAGACACTCAGTTCAGTTTCCGCATGCgtcagtgtggaggtcagaagagcctCTGGCATGGTGACGACAGGCCTTATAACAGCAAGGCCCCCTTGGCACTGCAG AGAGAGCCAGCGCACTACCTGGGCTATGTGTACTTCAGACAGGTGAAGGACAGCTCCATGAAGAGGGGCTACTTCCAGAAG TCTTTAGTGCTGGTGTCCCGGCTGCCATTTGTCCGGCTGTTTCAGTCACTCCTAAGCCTGATCGCCCCTGAATACTTTGAGAAGCTGGCACCCTGCCTGGAAGCAG TTTGTAATGAGATTGACCAATGGCCAGCCCCCGTGCCTGGGCAGACCCTGAACCTACCTGTCATGGGAGTCGTCATTCAG gTGCGCATCCCATCCAGGGTGGACAAGCTGGAACCCAATCCGCCAAAGCAGTGTGACCaagag AACCTGCTGCCAGCCCCAGTCGTCCTCACTAGTGTCCATGAACTGGATCTGTTTAG GTGCTTCCGGCCAGTGCTAACTCATGTGCAAACCCTGTGGGAGCTCATGCTCCTTGGGGAGCCCCTCGTGGTCCTGGCACCCTCGCCTGATGTCTCTTCAGAACTGGTGCTAGCCCTGACCAG CTGCCTACAGCCCCTAAAGTTCTGCTGTGACTTCCGCCCCTACTTCACCATTCACGACAGTGAGTTCAAGGAGCTCACAACACGAACACAGGCTCC aCCAAACGTGGTCCTAGGAGTCACAAACCCTTTCTTTATCAAAACACTCCAGCACTGGCCTCATGTCCTCCGAATTGGGGAGCCCAAGATGTCAG GGGACCTTCCTAAGCAAGTCAAGCTTAAAAAACCCTCACGGCTGAAGACCCTCGACACCAAGCCAG GCCTCTACACCTCATATACTGCCCATCTCCACCGGGACAAAGCACTGCTTAAACGGCTGCTAAAG GGCGTACAGAAGAAGAGGCCATGGGACGCACAAAGTGCCCTGCTGAGGCGGCACCTCCTAGAACTCACACAGAGTTTCATCATTCCCCTG GAGCACTACATGGCGAGCCTCATGCCACTGCAGAAGAGCATCACACCCTGGAAG AGCCCCCCCCAGATCTGCCCCTTCCGCCAGGATGATTTCCTGCGTAGCCTGGAACACGCGGGACCCCAGCTCACCTGCATCCTCAAGGGCGACTGGCTGGGCCTCTACAG GCGTTTTTTCAAGTCCCCCCATTTTGATGGCTGGTATCGGCAGCGGCATAAAGAGATGGCCCAGAAGCTGGAGGCTCTACACCTGGAAGCTATTTGTGAGGCG CAGAACATTGAGGCCTGGATGAAGGACAAGTCGGAGGTGGAAGTGGTGGACCTAGTCCTGAAACTTCGAGAAAAGCTG GTGCGGGCACAAGGCCACCAGCTCCCTGTGAAGGAGGTGACACTGCAGCGGGCTCAGCTGTACATCGATACAGTTATTGGCTCCCTGCCCAAGGACCTACAAGCAGTCCTGTGCCCTCCCTAG
- the Dennd6b gene encoding protein DENND6B isoform X2: MEVPVDTGPRQAGGGLGVARSTSSGRAARASAIPWARFSAWLECVCVVTFDLELGQALELVYPSDFRLTDKEKSSICYLSFPDSHSGCLGDTQFSFRMRQCGGQKSLWHGDDRPYNSKAPLALQREPAHYLGYVYFRQVKDSSMKRGYFQKSLVLVSRLPFVRLFQSLLSLIAPEYFEKLAPCLEAVCNEIDQWPAPVPGQTLNLPVMGVVIQVRIPSRVDKLEPNPPKQCDQENLLPAPVVLTSVHELDLFRCFRPVLTHVQTLWELMLLGEPLVVLAPSPDVSSELVLALTSCLQPLKFCCDFRPYFTIHDSEFKELTTRTQAPPNVVLGVTNPFFIKTLQHWPHVLRIGEPKMSGDLPKQVKLKKPSRLKTLDTKPGLYTSYTAHLHRDKALLKRLLKGVQKKRPWDAQSALLRRHLLELTQSFIIPLEHYMASLMPLQKSITPWKSPPQICPFRQDDFLRSLEHAGPQLTCILKGDWLGLYRRFFKSPHFDGWYRQRHKEMAQKLEALHLEAICEANIEAWMKDKSEVEVVDLVLKLREKLVRAQGHQLPVKEVTLQRAQLYIDTVIGSLPKDLQAVLCPP; encoded by the exons ATGGAGGTGCCGGTGGATACCGGGCCTCGGCAAGCTGGCGGAGGACTAGGCGTGGCCAGATCCACGTCCTCCGGCCGTGCAGCGCGGGCCTCGGCGATACCCTGGGCGCGCTTCTCTGCCTGGCTGGAGTGCGTGTGCGTGGTCACCTTCGATCTGGAGCTGGGCCAGGCGCTGGAG CTCGTCTATCCGAGTGACTTCCGGCTCACAGATAAGGAG AAAAGCAGCATCTGCTACCTGTCCTTTCCAGACTCCCACTCAG GATGCCTTGGAGACACTCAGTTCAGTTTCCGCATGCgtcagtgtggaggtcagaagagcctCTGGCATGGTGACGACAGGCCTTATAACAGCAAGGCCCCCTTGGCACTGCAG AGAGAGCCAGCGCACTACCTGGGCTATGTGTACTTCAGACAGGTGAAGGACAGCTCCATGAAGAGGGGCTACTTCCAGAAG TCTTTAGTGCTGGTGTCCCGGCTGCCATTTGTCCGGCTGTTTCAGTCACTCCTAAGCCTGATCGCCCCTGAATACTTTGAGAAGCTGGCACCCTGCCTGGAAGCAG TTTGTAATGAGATTGACCAATGGCCAGCCCCCGTGCCTGGGCAGACCCTGAACCTACCTGTCATGGGAGTCGTCATTCAG gTGCGCATCCCATCCAGGGTGGACAAGCTGGAACCCAATCCGCCAAAGCAGTGTGACCaagag AACCTGCTGCCAGCCCCAGTCGTCCTCACTAGTGTCCATGAACTGGATCTGTTTAG GTGCTTCCGGCCAGTGCTAACTCATGTGCAAACCCTGTGGGAGCTCATGCTCCTTGGGGAGCCCCTCGTGGTCCTGGCACCCTCGCCTGATGTCTCTTCAGAACTGGTGCTAGCCCTGACCAG CTGCCTACAGCCCCTAAAGTTCTGCTGTGACTTCCGCCCCTACTTCACCATTCACGACAGTGAGTTCAAGGAGCTCACAACACGAACACAGGCTCC aCCAAACGTGGTCCTAGGAGTCACAAACCCTTTCTTTATCAAAACACTCCAGCACTGGCCTCATGTCCTCCGAATTGGGGAGCCCAAGATGTCAG GGGACCTTCCTAAGCAAGTCAAGCTTAAAAAACCCTCACGGCTGAAGACCCTCGACACCAAGCCAG GCCTCTACACCTCATATACTGCCCATCTCCACCGGGACAAAGCACTGCTTAAACGGCTGCTAAAG GGCGTACAGAAGAAGAGGCCATGGGACGCACAAAGTGCCCTGCTGAGGCGGCACCTCCTAGAACTCACACAGAGTTTCATCATTCCCCTG GAGCACTACATGGCGAGCCTCATGCCACTGCAGAAGAGCATCACACCCTGGAAG AGCCCCCCCCAGATCTGCCCCTTCCGCCAGGATGATTTCCTGCGTAGCCTGGAACACGCGGGACCCCAGCTCACCTGCATCCTCAAGGGCGACTGGCTGGGCCTCTACAG GCGTTTTTTCAAGTCCCCCCATTTTGATGGCTGGTATCGGCAGCGGCATAAAGAGATGGCCCAGAAGCTGGAGGCTCTACACCTGGAAGCTATTTGTGAGGCG AACATTGAGGCCTGGATGAAGGACAAGTCGGAGGTGGAAGTGGTGGACCTAGTCCTGAAACTTCGAGAAAAGCTG GTGCGGGCACAAGGCCACCAGCTCCCTGTGAAGGAGGTGACACTGCAGCGGGCTCAGCTGTACATCGATACAGTTATTGGCTCCCTGCCCAAGGACCTACAAGCAGTCCTGTGCCCTCCCTAG